A stretch of the Zeugodacus cucurbitae isolate PBARC_wt_2022May chromosome 6, idZeuCucr1.2, whole genome shotgun sequence genome encodes the following:
- the Dhrs11_15 gene encoding farnesol dehydrogenase, with the protein MERWLGRVAVVTGASAGIGAACAQYLANNGMIVVGLARRKERIETLRETLKPEASQRLHAIQCDVRKEQDIIDAFKQIESEFGSVAVLVNNAGILRFSDLVSEDNTSDLRDTIDTNVLGVAYCTREAFRAMRAHGGDGHVFLINSIAGHNVASIPGLSWNMYPSSKYAVTAMTEVYRQEFLKYNTKIKVTSISPGGVLTDILPMHLLPEDKTNLPLLKPEDVADALLYCLQTPPHVQIHELTIKPMGE; encoded by the exons ATGGAACGCTGGTTGGGACGCGTTGCTGTGGTGACCGGCGCTAGTGCGGGTATTGGTGCCGCCTGTGCGCAGTATCTCGCCAATAATGGCATGATCGTTGTAGGTCTGGCGCGTCGTAAGGAACGCATTGAAACGCTACGTGAAACACTGAAACCGGAAGCCAGCCAACGATTGCACGCAATACAATGTGATGTGCGCAAGGAGCAAGATATTATAGATGCCTTTAAGCAGATCGAGTCGGAATTCGGATCGGTGGCGGTGCTGGTGAACAATGCGGGCATATTGCGTTTCAGCGATTTGGTGAGTGAGGATAACACGAGCGATTTACGCGATACGATCGATACAAATGTGCTGGGCGTGGCATATTGTACACGCGAAGCGTTTCGTGCGATGCGCGCGCATGGTGGGGATGGACATGTTTTCCTGATTAACAGCATTGCCGGGCATAATGTGGCAAGCATACCGGGTTTATCGTGGAATATGTATCCATCTTCGAAATATGCGGTGACCGCTATGACGGAGGTTTATAGGCAAGAATTCTTGAAATACAATACAAAGATTAAAGTGACG AGTATCAGTCCTGGCGGCGTGTTAACAGATATTTTACCAATGCATCTCCTACCGGAAGACAAAACTAATTTACCGCTATTAAAGCCGGAAGATGTGGCCGATGCTTTGTTATATTGTCTACAGACGCCACCGCATGTGCAG